A single genomic interval of Helianthus annuus cultivar XRQ/B chromosome 13, HanXRQr2.0-SUNRISE, whole genome shotgun sequence harbors:
- the LOC110901061 gene encoding leucine-rich repeat extensin-like protein 5: MPPRFLRGRGKGPVTGHDHEAGPSHRRTPSITMSTSPQEPWRLYVEPGRRSVSLSSSPSYQHSFGPNSENEPNNQPPAFIPLQRSNSHHSFGSPTPVFQSRFNPANLLPEPMGFNPLGPGDHFPEENDMDEDTDPVEPASGTPNHPIEISDGSSFHGSPYRGPDSYEERFRNIDWYFTPSEHSHHEQQQDPSVGHQFVAVTPPPPPPVEPQQPPPEPPRRRRSNARMSVRGGVRIATPQPSSGSHYPPLQEEEDPYDGGPSSPIPDVNSVPVVPPLGFDNPIPAYAGSAAYNPFEQPAHTHYNYNYGYAEVDPYLVARDYNALHPEGPYGGPWTTGYPTYGYQHQPPPPPVYQPPQPPIQQEVLERLSQVEQEVREDRKERQGFFKGLSDLLKGKSKRRGH, from the coding sequence ATGCCACCCAGATTCCTTCGAGGTAGAGGCAAAGGACCCGTGACAGGTcatgatcacgaagccgggccttcgcaccggcgaacCCCATCCATTACTATGAGCACCAGCCCGCAAGAGCCCTGGAGACTCTATGTCGAACCAGGAAGGCGATCAGTATCCCTTAGCTCCTCTCCTTCGTACCAACATTCATTTGGGCCCAATTCTGAAAACGAGCCCAATAACCAGCCTCCAGCTTTCATACCTCTCCAAAGATCCAATTCTCACCATTCTTTTGGCAGCCCAACACCCGTCTTCCAAAGCCGGTTTAACCCGGCTAACCTTTTGCCTGAACccatgggttttaacccactcggaccgggAGACCACTTTCCAGAGGAGAACGacatggatgaggatactgaCCCCGTGGAGCCAGCATCAGGAACGCcgaaccatcctatcgagatatCAGATGGGTCATCATTCCATGGATCGCCATATCGTGGTCCAGACAGCTACGAGGAAAGGTTCCGAAACATTGACTGGTACTTCACACCATCTGAACACTCGCATCAtgagcagcaacaggatccttcagTGGGTCATCAatttgtggcagtcacgccaccgccgccaccgccaGTAGAGccgcagcagccgcctccggagccaccaagGCGAAGAAGGTCTaatgcacggatgtccgtgcgaggtggAGTTCGGATTGCTACTCCCCAGCCATctagtggcagccattatcccccacttcaggaggaagaagACCCCTATGATGGTGGTCCGTCAAGCCCCATACCAGATGTCAACTCAGTACCTGTGGTACCACCTCTGGGTTTCGATAACCCGATTCCTGCATATGCTGGGTCAGCGGCGtacaacccatttgagcagccggcacacacccactacaactacaactacggTTATGCAGAGGTAGATCCATACCTAGTAGCTCGGGATTACAATGCCCTTCATCCTGAAGGACCATATGGAGGGCCATGGACTACTGGttacccgacttatgggtaccagcatcaGCCACCTCCTCCGCCGGTGTATCAGCCGCCTCAGCCACCGATTCAACAGGAAGTCCTTGAGAGGCTGAGCCAAGTTGAACAAGAAGTTCGTGAAGACCGCAAAGAGCGGCAAGGATTTTTCAAGGGGCTGTCAGATTTGCTTAAGGGGAAGTCGAAGAGGAGGGGTCATTGA